The Zestosphaera sp. genome includes a window with the following:
- a CDS encoding pyridoxal-phosphate dependent enzyme produces MKLVCWKCGFQTEYKPGLYTCESCGEPLLVDSDFRESLRRENTLIPRELRVVTLGEGKTPLIKSREGVYLKLDYLNPSGSFKDRGAATAVSEALNRGCRLVIEDSSGNAGISYSAYAGRAGIKARIYVPYDAPSGKKNLLKALGAEVIEAPTRDEAARLAVSDLEGCYVGHRINPYFLEGMKDLALELVKELGEVDYVVSPLASGTLIIGLWKGYRELVEAGIAKRVPKLVAVQACGYESLARYYKPYLNVCRSKAQLPDGIRLTEAPRLRHVAEILKETGGLYAVVDDDLVLPYLRELWREGVVAEPTSAYGYAGARELMKDGSISGKVVIILTGNGIKHISGGMTL; encoded by the coding sequence GTGAAGCTGGTTTGCTGGAAGTGTGGGTTTCAGACAGAGTATAAGCCTGGACTATACACGTGTGAGAGTTGCGGCGAGCCACTCTTAGTAGATAGTGATTTTCGCGAGTCCCTAAGAAGAGAAAACACGCTAATTCCTAGGGAATTAAGGGTCGTGACCTTAGGTGAGGGAAAAACACCACTGATAAAATCTAGGGAGGGTGTCTACCTAAAGCTAGACTACCTAAACCCCTCAGGCTCTTTCAAGGATAGGGGGGCTGCCACGGCAGTCTCGGAAGCTCTGAACAGGGGTTGTAGGCTAGTTATTGAAGATTCTTCAGGTAATGCAGGAATTTCTTACTCAGCGTACGCTGGACGTGCTGGCATAAAAGCCAGAATTTACGTGCCTTACGACGCACCTTCAGGCAAGAAAAACTTGCTCAAAGCTCTGGGAGCTGAGGTAATAGAAGCCCCCACGAGAGATGAGGCTGCCAGACTCGCCGTAAGTGACTTGGAGGGGTGCTATGTAGGACACAGAATAAACCCTTACTTCCTGGAAGGGATGAAGGATCTAGCACTAGAGTTAGTTAAGGAGCTAGGTGAGGTAGACTACGTTGTAAGTCCACTAGCTAGTGGCACTCTCATTATAGGCTTGTGGAAAGGCTATAGAGAATTAGTTGAGGCAGGTATAGCTAAGCGCGTCCCCAAGCTAGTAGCTGTTCAGGCATGCGGTTACGAATCACTCGCTAGGTATTACAAACCTTACCTCAACGTCTGCAGGTCTAAAGCTCAACTACCTGATGGGATAAGACTAACAGAAGCGCCAAGACTGCGTCACGTGGCTGAGATACTTAAAGAGACGGGAGGCTTATACGCAGTAGTAGACGACGACCTGGTATTACCCTACCTAAGAGAACTGTGGAGGGAGGGGGTAGTAGCTGAGCCTACGAGTGCTTACGGGTACGCAGGAGCCAGAGAACTCATGAAAGACGGGAGTATTTCTGGAAAGGTCGTAATCATATTAACAGGTAATGGCATTAAACACATCTCCGGAGGTATGACTCTATGA